In Deltaproteobacteria bacterium, a single genomic region encodes these proteins:
- a CDS encoding vitamin B12-dependent ribonucleotide reductase, giving the protein MAREPVGEVLDGGLSGAEAGPAPGRRGLAIARQFTTAGTSPFDEVEWEIRAAVIQGEGGETVFEQRDVEVPRRWSQLATNVVVSKYFRGPLGSPARERSVRQLVARVVNTIGSWGAEQGYFATPDDARAFTDELTHLLLHQKLSFNSPVWFNVGVEAKPQCSACFILSVDDTMDSILDWYRREGVIFKGGSGSGVNLSRLRSSKERLGGGGTASGPVSFMRAADASAGVIKSGGKTRRAAKMVVLNADHPDIVEFIRCKAEEERKAWALIAAGYDRSLDGPAYGSIFFQNANNSVRVTDEFMRAALEGRPWSTRFVTSGEVAETMPARTILRLIAEATHQCGDPGMQFDTTINDWHTCPNSGRINASNPCSEYMHLDDSACNLASLNLMQFIDAAGVFDVAAFRHAVDIAITAQDIVIDRSSYPTSEIAANAHAYRELGLGYANLGALLMSLGLPYDSDAGREYAGALTALMCGEAYLQSTRLAAALGPYEGFARNREPQLRVVDKHRAHAHRLDPALVPLDLLAAAREVWDTGLAEARAHGVRNSQVTVLAPTGTIAFMMDCDTTGVEPDIALVKYKKLVGGGVLKIVNTTVPRALRRLGYDSREVQEIVEYIDEHETIEGAQALRPEHLPVFDCAFRPARGSRSIHPLGHIRMMAAVQPFISGAISKTINVPEQATVEDIEEAYVESWRLGLKAVAIYRDGCKKTQPLNTVKPGAQRADADRGEVKAAAPEPARRITGGAEGKPEPVRRRLPTNRHALCHKFDIAGHEGYIHVGFHEDGTPGEIFIKMAKEGSTISGLMDTIGVLTSMALQYGVPLEVLVSKFSHVRFEPSGFTKNPDIPIAKSLIDYIFRFLGTRFLGAEQRVAIGLAERPEPAPVTTPAVTATSTRAPLAFSPQADAPSCPDCGSLMIRNGSCYKCLNCGATSGCS; this is encoded by the coding sequence ATGGCGAGGGAGCCGGTGGGCGAGGTGCTGGACGGGGGGCTGTCGGGGGCGGAGGCGGGGCCGGCACCGGGGCGCCGCGGCCTGGCGATCGCGCGGCAGTTCACCACGGCGGGCACGAGCCCGTTCGACGAGGTCGAGTGGGAGATCCGTGCTGCCGTGATCCAGGGCGAGGGCGGCGAGACGGTCTTCGAGCAGCGTGACGTCGAGGTGCCGCGCCGCTGGTCGCAGCTTGCGACCAACGTCGTCGTCTCGAAATACTTCCGCGGGCCGCTGGGGAGCCCGGCCCGGGAGCGGAGCGTCCGCCAGCTCGTCGCCCGGGTGGTGAACACGATCGGCTCCTGGGGTGCGGAGCAGGGCTACTTCGCCACGCCCGACGACGCCCGCGCGTTCACCGACGAGCTGACGCACCTCCTGCTGCATCAGAAGCTCTCCTTCAACAGCCCGGTCTGGTTCAACGTCGGCGTCGAGGCGAAGCCGCAGTGCTCGGCCTGCTTCATCCTCTCGGTCGACGACACCATGGATTCGATCCTCGACTGGTATCGCAGGGAGGGCGTCATTTTCAAAGGCGGCTCGGGCTCGGGCGTGAACCTCTCGCGGCTCCGCTCGTCCAAGGAGCGCCTTGGCGGCGGCGGCACGGCGTCGGGGCCCGTGTCGTTCATGCGGGCGGCCGACGCCTCGGCCGGGGTCATCAAGTCCGGCGGGAAGACGCGACGGGCGGCCAAGATGGTGGTCCTCAACGCCGACCACCCGGACATCGTGGAGTTCATCCGCTGCAAGGCCGAGGAGGAGCGCAAGGCGTGGGCGCTCATCGCCGCGGGCTACGACCGTTCCCTCGACGGGCCGGCATACGGCTCGATCTTCTTCCAGAACGCCAACAACTCCGTGCGGGTGACTGACGAGTTCATGCGGGCGGCGCTCGAAGGGCGTCCGTGGAGCACCCGCTTCGTGACCAGCGGCGAGGTGGCGGAGACGATGCCGGCGCGCACCATCCTGCGCCTGATCGCCGAGGCCACCCACCAGTGCGGCGATCCGGGGATGCAGTTCGACACCACCATCAACGACTGGCACACCTGCCCGAACTCGGGGCGCATCAACGCGTCCAACCCGTGCTCGGAGTACATGCACCTCGACGACAGCGCCTGCAATCTCGCGAGCCTGAACCTCATGCAGTTCATCGACGCCGCGGGCGTCTTCGACGTCGCCGCCTTCCGGCACGCGGTCGACATCGCCATCACCGCGCAGGACATCGTCATCGACCGCTCGAGCTATCCGACGTCCGAGATCGCGGCCAACGCGCATGCCTACCGCGAGCTCGGCCTCGGCTACGCCAATCTGGGCGCGCTCCTGATGTCGCTCGGCCTGCCCTACGACTCGGACGCGGGCCGGGAGTACGCGGGAGCGCTGACCGCGCTCATGTGCGGCGAGGCCTACCTGCAGTCGACGCGTCTGGCGGCCGCGCTCGGGCCGTACGAGGGCTTCGCGCGCAACCGCGAGCCGCAGCTGCGCGTCGTCGACAAGCACCGCGCGCACGCCCACCGGCTCGACCCGGCGCTGGTGCCCCTCGACCTCCTCGCGGCCGCGCGCGAGGTCTGGGACACGGGGCTCGCGGAAGCGCGCGCGCACGGCGTGCGCAACTCGCAGGTGACCGTGCTCGCGCCCACCGGCACGATCGCCTTCATGATGGACTGCGACACGACGGGGGTGGAGCCCGACATCGCGCTCGTCAAGTACAAGAAGCTGGTCGGCGGCGGCGTGCTGAAGATCGTCAACACGACGGTGCCGCGGGCGCTTCGCCGCCTCGGCTACGACTCGCGCGAGGTGCAGGAGATCGTCGAGTACATTGACGAGCACGAGACGATCGAGGGGGCCCAGGCGCTCCGGCCCGAGCACCTCCCGGTCTTCGACTGCGCCTTCCGGCCGGCGCGCGGCAGCCGGTCGATCCATCCGCTCGGCCACATCCGGATGATGGCCGCGGTGCAGCCGTTCATCTCGGGGGCGATCTCGAAGACGATCAACGTCCCCGAGCAGGCGACCGTGGAAGACATCGAGGAGGCGTACGTCGAGTCCTGGCGCCTCGGCTTGAAGGCGGTCGCGATCTACCGCGACGGCTGCAAGAAGACGCAGCCGCTCAACACCGTGAAGCCCGGCGCGCAGCGCGCCGACGCCGACAGGGGCGAGGTGAAGGCGGCGGCACCGGAGCCGGCCAGGCGGATCACGGGAGGGGCGGAGGGGAAGCCGGAGCCGGTCAGGCGGCGGCTTCCAACCAACCGACATGCCCTCTGCCACAAGTTCGACATCGCCGGCCACGAGGGCTACATCCACGTCGGCTTCCACGAGGACGGCACGCCCGGCGAGATCTTCATCAAGATGGCCAAGGAGGGAAGCACGATCTCCGGCCTGATGGATACGATCGGCGTCCTCACCTCGATGGCGCTGCAGTACGGCGTGCCGCTCGAGGTGCTGGTTTCCAAGTTCAGCCACGTGCGCTTCGAGCCGTCGGGCTTCACCAAGAACCCGGACATCCCGATCGCGAAGTCTCTCATCGACTACATCTTCCGCTTCCTCGGCACTCGGTTTCTGGGCGCCGAGCAGCGCGTGGCGATCGGCCTGGCCGAGCGCCCCGAGCCGGCGCCGGTGACGACGCCGGCGGTGACGGCGACCTCCACCCGGGCCCCGCTCGCCTTCAGCCCGCAGGCGGATGCGCCGAGCTGTCCGGACTGCGGGTCGCTGATGATCCGCAACGGCTCCTGTTACAAGTGCCTCAACTGCGGCGCGACGAGCGGCTGCTCGTAG
- the gcvH gene encoding glycine cleavage system protein GcvH — protein sequence MAETLKFTEDHLWVRVEGNRAHLGISEYGQADLGEVIAVELPDVGDELEKGEPFGEIESVRTVSELLAPLSGTVVATNTELDDHPAIVNEDPYHEGWLVEVEMTDEAELEDLMDADEYEEYAAGEEES from the coding sequence ATGGCGGAAACCCTGAAGTTCACCGAGGACCACCTGTGGGTGCGCGTGGAGGGGAACCGCGCGCACCTTGGGATCTCGGAGTACGGTCAGGCCGACCTCGGCGAGGTAATCGCGGTGGAGCTGCCCGACGTCGGCGATGAGCTCGAGAAGGGCGAGCCCTTCGGCGAGATCGAGTCCGTGCGCACCGTCTCCGAGCTGCTCGCGCCGCTGAGCGGCACGGTCGTCGCGACCAACACCGAGCTCGACGACCACCCGGCGATCGTCAACGAGGATCCCTACCACGAGGGCTGGCTCGTGGAGGTCGAGATGACGGACGAGGCGGAGCTCGAGGACCTGATGGATGCCGACGAGTACGAAGAGTACGCCGCCGGCGAAGAGGAGAGCTGA
- a CDS encoding septum formation initiator family protein: protein MASGRVLSAVLLLAIATVTVSALIGEHGVPHLLRLRAERQDLGRTAFALLEENARLREDLARLKDDDLYLEELARRQLGLVKPGEIVYRFRSSSRDGRQRR from the coding sequence ATGGCGAGCGGGCGAGTGCTGAGCGCGGTGCTGCTGCTGGCCATCGCCACGGTGACGGTGTCGGCTCTGATCGGCGAGCACGGCGTCCCGCATCTCCTCCGGCTGCGCGCCGAGCGGCAGGACCTGGGGCGGACGGCGTTCGCGCTGCTCGAAGAGAACGCGCGGCTCCGCGAGGACCTCGCGCGACTCAAGGACGACGACCTCTACCTCGAGGAGCTCGCCCGCCGGCAGCTCGGGCTCGTCAAGCCTGGCGAGATCGTCTATCGCTTCCGCAGCTCGTCGCGCGACGGCCGCCAGCGACGCTAG
- a CDS encoding alpha/beta hydrolase: MLSADIVRPESARYTTSLLCIPGLWAGPDVWRAFAGYLAHRGWESHLLDVRALDAGVAERAAAVAAHAAALPTPPVLLGHDLGSLVALAAAARTRTAAVVLLAPLVPGSAPARALALRPGTFLQLLLARPVPPPGVRAAAPLCGELAAPLGRAVVASLAPESPRVLREVVRPRTPPAAVAGVPALVVTGDRDPLLPAPAAAAFARALGAEHQSLDGAGHWLFAGPAWQRGVGLVHRWIIQRLGEPLLERYAEAMTEREEDR; the protein is encoded by the coding sequence ATGCTGAGCGCCGACATCGTCCGCCCCGAGAGCGCGCGCTACACGACGTCGCTCCTCTGCATTCCCGGCCTCTGGGCGGGGCCTGACGTCTGGCGCGCCTTCGCGGGCTACCTGGCGCACCGGGGCTGGGAGAGCCACCTGCTCGACGTGCGGGCGCTCGATGCGGGCGTCGCGGAGCGAGCGGCCGCCGTGGCGGCGCATGCGGCGGCGCTGCCCACCCCGCCCGTGCTGCTCGGCCACGACCTGGGAAGCCTGGTCGCCCTCGCCGCCGCGGCGCGCACCCGGACCGCCGCCGTGGTGCTCCTGGCCCCGCTCGTGCCGGGCAGCGCCCCGGCCCGTGCCCTCGCGCTCCGGCCGGGGACCTTCCTGCAGCTCCTGCTCGCGCGGCCGGTGCCGCCGCCGGGCGTCCGCGCGGCGGCGCCGCTGTGCGGCGAGCTCGCGGCGCCGCTCGGCCGCGCCGTCGTCGCGAGCCTCGCCCCGGAGAGCCCGCGCGTGCTGCGCGAGGTGGTGCGGCCGCGAACGCCGCCGGCCGCCGTCGCCGGCGTCCCCGCGCTCGTCGTCACGGGCGACCGCGACCCGCTGCTGCCCGCGCCGGCGGCTGCCGCCTTCGCCCGCGCTCTCGGCGCGGAGCATCAGTCGCTCGACGGCGCCGGTCACTGGCTGTTCGCGGGTCCCGCCTGGCAGCGCGGCGTCGGGCTCGTGCACCGCTGGATCATCCAGCGGCTGGGCGAGCCGCTGCTCGAGCGCTACGCCGAGGCGATGACCGAGCGCGAGGAGGACCGCTGA
- a CDS encoding phosphoadenylyl-sulfate reductase: MRETSGCVARAIPLCYGRNVSVTEWNRELEHATPEGILAWAWERFRPDVMLTCSFQHDGVVLAHMLHAIAPEAPIVFINTGFHFPETLAYRDEIVRRLGLRLVELEPIMPRPEFAARYGLDLYARNPDLCCHINKVEPLKRYLPSVRAWVNGRRRDQASTRAAIPIVEELQQGALYKVNPLASWTSKDTFYYLERHGIPTHPLFEQGYTSIGCAPCTRPPLAGGDERSGRWAGQAKTECGLHTFLEPKAT, encoded by the coding sequence ATGCGAGAGACGTCGGGCTGCGTTGCCCGTGCCATACCCCTGTGTTACGGTCGCAACGTGTCGGTCACCGAGTGGAACCGCGAGCTCGAGCATGCGACTCCGGAAGGGATTCTCGCGTGGGCGTGGGAGCGCTTTCGGCCCGACGTGATGCTCACCTGCTCCTTCCAGCACGACGGCGTCGTCCTCGCCCACATGCTGCATGCGATCGCCCCCGAGGCGCCGATCGTGTTCATCAACACGGGGTTCCACTTCCCCGAGACCCTCGCCTACCGTGACGAGATCGTGCGCCGCCTGGGACTCCGGCTCGTCGAGCTCGAGCCGATCATGCCGCGCCCCGAGTTCGCCGCGCGCTACGGCCTCGACCTCTACGCGCGCAACCCGGACCTCTGCTGCCACATCAACAAGGTCGAGCCGCTCAAGCGCTATCTCCCGAGCGTGCGTGCCTGGGTCAACGGTCGGCGGCGGGATCAGGCGTCGACGCGGGCAGCGATCCCGATCGTCGAGGAGCTCCAGCAGGGCGCCCTCTACAAGGTGAACCCGCTGGCGTCGTGGACGTCGAAGGACACGTTCTACTACCTCGAGCGTCACGGTATCCCCACCCATCCGCTCTTCGAGCAGGGGTACACGAGCATCGGCTGCGCGCCGTGCACGCGGCCGCCGCTCGCCGGCGGCGACGAGCGGAGCGGCCGCTGGGCCGGGCAGGCCAAGACGGAGTGCGGCCTGCACACGTTCCTCGAGCCCAAGGCAACCTAG
- a CDS encoding acetyl-CoA C-acyltransferase, which translates to MNAYIIDACRTPRGRRGAGLAGVHPIDLCTVPMHAIVARTGVDATRIDDAIIGCVTETGEQGACVARAAVLAAGWPIEIAGVSLNRFCGSGQTAVNLAAQGAASGAYDLVYAGGVESMSRCPMGSDMGPLPPSLTERYNLVPQGISAEMIAERWNYSREQLDRYALESQRRAWQAIQEGRFEKSLVPVADAPQPDGSRKTVKVDEHPRPQTTLEGLMALKPSFKADGKIHAGNSSGIVDGAAGVLIASGRGVDELGLTPRARIVDTVIVGSEPVIMLTGPIPATEKILRRTGMTIADVDLVEINEAFAPVPMITMQEVGIPPEKVNVNGGAIALGHPLGATGAMLIGTLLDELERQDKTVGLCTMCIGYGMGIATIIERV; encoded by the coding sequence ATGAACGCCTACATCATCGACGCCTGCCGGACGCCCCGCGGTCGCCGTGGCGCCGGCCTTGCCGGTGTGCACCCGATCGACCTCTGCACCGTGCCGATGCACGCCATCGTGGCGCGCACCGGCGTGGATGCGACCCGCATCGACGACGCGATCATCGGCTGCGTCACCGAGACGGGCGAGCAGGGCGCCTGCGTCGCGCGCGCCGCGGTGCTGGCCGCCGGCTGGCCGATCGAGATCGCCGGCGTCAGCCTGAACCGCTTCTGCGGCTCGGGCCAGACGGCCGTCAACCTGGCGGCGCAGGGGGCGGCGTCGGGCGCCTACGACCTGGTCTACGCGGGCGGCGTCGAGAGCATGAGCCGCTGCCCGATGGGCTCGGACATGGGCCCGCTGCCGCCGAGCCTGACCGAGCGCTACAACCTCGTGCCGCAGGGCATCTCGGCCGAGATGATCGCCGAGCGCTGGAACTACTCGCGCGAGCAGCTCGACCGCTATGCCCTCGAGAGCCAGCGCCGCGCCTGGCAGGCGATCCAGGAGGGCCGCTTCGAGAAGAGCCTCGTCCCGGTCGCGGACGCGCCGCAGCCGGACGGCTCCCGCAAGACCGTGAAGGTCGACGAGCACCCCCGGCCGCAGACGACGCTCGAGGGGCTCATGGCGCTCAAGCCCTCGTTCAAGGCCGACGGCAAGATCCACGCCGGCAACTCGAGCGGGATCGTCGACGGCGCGGCCGGCGTGCTCATCGCCTCCGGCCGCGGCGTCGACGAGCTCGGCCTTACGCCGCGGGCGCGCATCGTCGACACCGTCATCGTCGGCTCCGAGCCCGTGATCATGCTGACCGGCCCCATCCCGGCCACCGAGAAGATCCTCCGCCGCACGGGCATGACGATCGCCGACGTGGATCTGGTCGAGATCAACGAGGCATTCGCGCCCGTGCCGATGATCACCATGCAGGAGGTCGGCATCCCGCCCGAGAAAGTGAACGTGAACGGCGGCGCGATCGCCCTGGGCCATCCGCTCGGCGCAACGGGCGCCATGCTGATCGGCACGCTGCTCGACGAGCTCGAGCGCCAGGACAAGACCGTCGGCCTGTGCACCATGTGCATCGGCTACGGCATGGGCATCGCGACGATCATCGAGCGGGTGTAG
- a CDS encoding patatin-like phospholipase family protein codes for MGLTIVHKSDLWTRKRDPRIALVLAGGAVTGGAYKLGGLKALDDFLVNRKTTDFDIYVGLSAGAFLAAPLAGGVTPVEMLRSIDGTSEDFTQLSALEFYRLNVSEFVRKPLEFVVDLATYVPGLLYGFISRTPELVSQLKEPLEQCRRQPSLGNMVECVKPLIDAIGSAREFPFPLAYLPSGLFDNSSLERYLRHNIERRGLSNDFRVLHRLRGVELYIVAMNLDTAERVVFGHDEDTSLTISEAVQASTALPGFYKPARIKGVDYVDGGVRRTANLDTAIEHGADLVICYNPFRPFSNRVARRYNPERHEYTIEGKPLADQGMLVVLNQVLRTLLHSRLQLGIRQYQDDPNFQGDIILLEPAETDLAFFKMAALDFWASRSAGAHGYLSVTQSIETHYELMRQILQSYGIQMTRREVREGVERLTRAEPSESPDDILMRDVPKRSLHVA; via the coding sequence ATGGGGCTCACCATCGTTCACAAGAGCGACCTCTGGACGCGGAAGCGAGACCCGCGGATAGCTCTCGTCCTGGCGGGCGGGGCAGTCACGGGCGGGGCCTACAAGCTCGGCGGCCTGAAGGCGCTCGACGACTTCCTCGTCAACCGCAAGACGACCGACTTTGACATCTACGTCGGGCTGTCGGCGGGGGCCTTCCTGGCCGCACCGCTCGCCGGCGGTGTCACCCCGGTGGAGATGCTCCGCTCGATCGACGGCACCTCGGAGGACTTCACCCAGCTGAGCGCGCTCGAGTTCTACCGTCTGAACGTCTCCGAGTTCGTGCGGAAGCCCCTCGAGTTCGTGGTCGACCTCGCCACCTACGTTCCCGGCCTCCTCTACGGCTTCATCTCGCGCACGCCCGAGCTGGTGAGCCAGCTGAAGGAACCGCTCGAGCAGTGCCGCCGCCAGCCATCGCTCGGCAACATGGTCGAGTGCGTGAAGCCGCTGATCGACGCCATCGGCTCCGCGCGCGAGTTCCCCTTCCCGCTCGCGTATCTGCCGTCGGGCCTCTTCGACAACTCGTCGCTCGAGCGCTACCTCCGCCACAACATCGAGCGGCGCGGCCTCTCCAACGACTTCCGGGTGTTGCACCGGCTGCGCGGCGTCGAGCTCTACATCGTCGCCATGAACCTGGACACCGCCGAGCGCGTCGTGTTCGGGCACGACGAGGACACCTCGCTCACCATCTCCGAGGCCGTGCAGGCGTCGACCGCGCTCCCCGGCTTCTACAAGCCGGCCCGCATCAAGGGCGTCGACTACGTCGACGGCGGCGTGCGCCGGACGGCGAACCTCGACACGGCGATCGAACACGGCGCCGACCTCGTCATCTGCTACAACCCGTTCCGCCCGTTCTCGAACCGGGTGGCGCGCCGCTACAATCCCGAGCGGCACGAGTACACGATCGAGGGCAAGCCGCTGGCGGACCAGGGCATGCTCGTGGTCCTCAACCAGGTGCTGCGCACGCTGCTCCACTCGCGGCTGCAGCTCGGCATCCGGCAGTACCAGGACGACCCGAATTTCCAGGGCGACATCATCCTGCTCGAGCCCGCCGAGACGGACCTCGCGTTCTTCAAGATGGCGGCGCTCGACTTCTGGGCCAGCCGCAGCGCCGGTGCCCACGGCTATCTCTCGGTCACGCAGTCGATCGAGACGCACTACGAGCTGATGCGCCAGATCCTGCAGAGCTACGGGATCCAGATGACCCGCCGGGAGGTCCGCGAGGGCGTCGAGCGCCTGACGCGCGCCGAGCCCAGCGAGTCGCCCGACGACATCCTCATGCGGGACGTCCCGAAGCGCAGCCTGCACGTCGCGTAG
- a CDS encoding nucleotidyltransferase family protein — protein sequence MIRRAMVLAAGRGTRLAPLTDTTPKPLLPVAGRPLLEHILEFLHAGGIREVVINLHHLGHAIEERLGDGRRFGLRIQYSWEDPILDTGGGIKRAEPLLGGEPFVVVNGDSLLELHLEDVVAFHRARGALATMVVRPDPEAARYGLIELDAEDRVRRVVGLPPGVEGTFRGFMFPGLHVFEPDIFGWMEPDAAYSVIRTTYVKLLAAGMSVYGFLTPARWVNIDTPRALAAADLTLRTAPFRF from the coding sequence TGCTCGCCGCGGGGCGGGGGACGCGCCTCGCGCCGCTCACCGACACGACGCCGAAGCCGCTCCTCCCGGTCGCGGGGCGGCCGCTGCTCGAGCACATCCTGGAGTTCCTGCACGCCGGCGGCATCCGCGAGGTGGTGATCAACCTCCATCACCTGGGCCACGCGATCGAGGAGCGCCTCGGTGACGGTCGTCGCTTCGGGCTCCGCATCCAATACTCCTGGGAGGATCCGATCCTCGACACGGGCGGCGGCATCAAGCGTGCCGAGCCATTGCTCGGGGGGGAGCCGTTCGTGGTGGTGAACGGCGACAGCCTCCTCGAGCTCCACCTGGAGGACGTCGTCGCCTTCCATCGGGCCCGCGGCGCCCTGGCGACGATGGTGGTGCGACCCGACCCGGAAGCCGCGCGCTACGGCCTCATCGAGCTCGATGCCGAGGACCGGGTGCGGCGTGTCGTCGGGCTGCCGCCCGGGGTCGAGGGAACCTTCCGCGGCTTCATGTTCCCCGGCCTCCACGTGTTCGAGCCGGATATCTTCGGGTGGATGGAACCCGACGCGGCCTACAGCGTGATCCGCACCACCTATGTCAAGCTGTTGGCCGCCGGGATGTCGGTTTACGGTTTTCTGACCCCGGCCCGCTGGGTCAACATCGACACCCCCCGGGCGCTCGCTGCTGCCGATCTGACTCTCCGCACCGCCCCTTTCCGCTTCTGA